A stretch of DNA from Pseudonocardia hierapolitana:
ACCTCGTCGCCGGCTACACCGACCAGCTGGAGCAGGTGATGGCCCAGACCTTCCCGCCGATCGGCGACGAGATCACCTGCGTCGACCGGTTCACGTTCCGGCAGGGGCTGCTCTCCGGGCTCGGCGCCACCGTCCACTTCGGGCGGACGGTGGCGGGCTTCGAGGTGTCGCCGTCCGGGCGGGTGCGCGTGGACTTCGCCGAGGGCGGCGGCGACGAGGGCGACCTGCTGGTCGGTGCCGACGGCGTCGGGTCGGCGGTGCGCCGGCAGTTGCTCCCGCACGCCGCCGTGCGCGACCTCGGGGTCCGGTGCCTGTACGGCCGGATGGCACTCACCCCGGCCACCGACCCGCTGGTGCCCGCCGACTTCGACCGCGGCTTCTCCTGGGTGGCCGACGACACCGGGTACGGCGCGGGCTTCGCCCCGGTCCGGTTCCGCACGCCGCCGGGCAACGGCGCATCCGACTACCTCATGACCGTCCTCACCGCCACGCCCGAACGCCTCGGCGTGCCGGACGACGAGCTGTTCCGGATGACGCCGGAGGAGATCTGGGCGTTGACCGTCGACGCCACGGCAGGCTGGCATGCAGGAGTCCGCGAGCTCTTCGCGCACGCGGACCGGGACACGTTCTTCCCGATCACGATCCGGTTCGGCGAGCGCGTCGAGGCGTGGGAGCCCGGCCCGGTCACGCTGCTCGGCGACGCGATCCACACCATGCCGCCCACCGGCGGCGTGGGCGCGAACACCGCGCTGCGGGACGCGCAGACGCTCGCGGCGGAGCTGACCGGCGGGTCGTCGCTCGTCGACGCGGTCGCGGCCTACGAGCGGGTCATGCTGCCCCGCGGGTTCGAGGTCGTCGAGGGCTCGCTGCGGATGGCAGGGCACATGTTCGGCACGCGGGCGTAGCCCTGAGGAGCGCCCT
This window harbors:
- a CDS encoding FAD-dependent oxidoreductase, producing MTRILISGGGIGGLALAQALRRAGLDVAVYERDPSPQLRNQGYRIHIDRDGNAALAACLPPEVLHLVQRTSGVNGDLVAGYTDQLEQVMAQTFPPIGDEITCVDRFTFRQGLLSGLGATVHFGRTVAGFEVSPSGRVRVDFAEGGGDEGDLLVGADGVGSAVRRQLLPHAAVRDLGVRCLYGRMALTPATDPLVPADFDRGFSWVADDTGYGAGFAPVRFRTPPGNGASDYLMTVLTATPERLGVPDDELFRMTPEEIWALTVDATAGWHAGVRELFAHADRDTFFPITIRFGERVEAWEPGPVTLLGDAIHTMPPTGGVGANTALRDAQTLAAELTGGSSLVDAVAAYERVMLPRGFEVVEGSLRMAGHMFGTRA